One window of Trichoderma breve strain T069 chromosome 3, whole genome shotgun sequence genomic DNA carries:
- a CDS encoding NAD dependent epimerase/dehydratase family domain-containing protein: MRPSEYAIPPEGLVLVTGANGYIASHVVDVLLELGYNVRGTVRQSKPWLDRFFEERYGKGRYESIVVSAMEEEDAFASAAKGTDGIIHVATDVSLASDPHRIIPAVRNGTINALKAASSQESVKRFVLTSSSTAAIIPQANKKGVKVDENTWNDDVVALAWSGKAPDSAKGYITYAASKTEGERAAWKWVEENKPGFVLNTVLPNCNFGRILIPEHMHGSTMGFVRNFFKRDYSALELLPPQYFVDVRDTARLHVAALLDPNVKAERIFAFATEYNWTDVLTILRKLRPDHEFPDDPENEGRDYTEVVPIARAQRLLQDFFGQADWTSLEDSLAAGIEDI, from the exons ATGAGACCCTCCGAGTACGCTATCCCTCCCGAAGGTTTGGTACTAGTCACCGGAGCCAATGGGTACATTGCGTCGCATGTTGTCGATGTATTGTTAGAGCTGGGATATAATGTTCGCGGGACTGTTAGGCAAAGTAAACCATGGTTGGATCGCTTCTTCGAAGAGAGATACGGCAAGGGCAGATATGAGAGCATCGTGGTGTCagcaatggaagaagaggacgcctttgcctctgctgccaaAGGGACTGACGGAATCATTCATGTG GCCACAGACGTTAGTCTTGCCAGTGATCCTCATAGGATCATACCGGCTGTCCGAAATGGCACAATCAATGCCCTCAAGGCCGCTTCGAGTCAAGAGTCAGTGAAGCGCTTCGTTCTGACGTCGTCTTCTACCGCGGCAATCATTCCTCAGGCCAACAAAAAGGGCGTCAAAGTCGATGAGA ACACGTGGAACGACGACGTTGTCGCTCTCGCATGGAGCGGCAAGGCGCCAGACTCTGCAAAAGGCTACATAACGTACGCGGCTTCGAAGACTGAAGGGGAACGGGCTGCATGGAAGTGGGTGGAAGAGAATAAACCCGGGTTTGTCCTTAACACTGTATTGCCAAATTGCAAT TTTGGCCGAATTTTGATACCAGAGCATATGCACGGTTCTACCATGGGCTTCGTTCGTAACTTTTTCAAGCGAGACTACTCTGCCCTGGAATTGCTGCCACCAC AATATTTCGTCGACGTCAGAGACACCGCTCGTCTACATGTGGCAGCCCTTCTTGACCCAAATGTCAAAGCAGAGCGCATATTCGCCTTTGCAACAGAGTACAACTGGACAGATGTGCTTACCATTTTGCGCAAACTACGTCCAGACCATGAATTCCCTGACGATCCCGAAAATGAAGGCCGTGACTATACGGAAGTTGTTCCTATAGCCAGAGCCCAGAGGTTGCTTCAAGATTTTTTTGGCCAGGCAGATTGGACATCTCTGGAGGACAGTCTGGCAGCTGGGATTGAGGACATCTAG